From Emcibacter nanhaiensis, one genomic window encodes:
- a CDS encoding sensor histidine kinase, translated as MRGSATSRTIVPLETLESMRRGKRAKSKSGSSPLLAQVKTLVDRMNIDDSVPLYVASVEGELVYVNDGYRELVSSCTISGSLDEEKEGKALPSSLIAILNEVQLTRQTVVSEEQILVSKELRHYKSRHFPICDDQGFVIAVGGTYVDFTEQKKQERSEGLMQQRFRDFARATSDWYWEVDRDYRITFVSERLTSLTGLPAFMMKGKRFEQVGILKKDVDGEEIICDDFMDLYKPFRDYLLLMEGQDGEPIYVHLSGVPLFDGETGAFQGYRGAGMDVTVNYKARLETLAVQKSLENTLEELTNKNIQLDMASAQAEASLNAKSEFLAAMSHELRTPLNAIIGFAEAMNMEVFGDLNPQYISYSTDIMNAGKHLLELINDVLDVAVLESGKLSLEVTPTSLAEIIEKALNLTILRANSKYLDTSNVKISQDYIVNVDERRATQIFVNLLSNAVKFTPEYGEVGIRVRKLDRGHVAVTVWDTGIGIPESQQELVFEKFHQATDNIYSRKEEGTGLGLHISRHLAQQMGGDIQLHSVVNEGSEFTVILPIVARN; from the coding sequence ATGAGGGGATCAGCAACAAGCCGGACAATCGTTCCGCTGGAAACACTGGAATCCATGCGCCGCGGCAAACGGGCGAAATCGAAATCCGGGTCTTCCCCGCTTCTGGCCCAGGTGAAAACACTGGTCGACCGGATGAATATCGATGACAGTGTGCCGCTCTATGTGGCCTCTGTTGAAGGGGAACTGGTTTATGTGAACGACGGCTATCGGGAACTCGTCAGCAGCTGCACGATTTCAGGAAGCCTGGATGAGGAAAAGGAAGGCAAGGCGCTGCCGTCCAGCCTGATCGCCATTCTCAATGAAGTACAACTGACTCGCCAGACTGTGGTCTCCGAGGAACAGATCCTGGTCAGCAAGGAACTTCGTCACTACAAATCCCGCCACTTTCCGATCTGTGACGATCAGGGTTTTGTGATCGCGGTGGGCGGAACCTATGTGGACTTTACGGAACAGAAAAAGCAGGAACGCAGCGAAGGCCTCATGCAACAGCGGTTCCGCGACTTTGCCCGGGCTACATCCGACTGGTATTGGGAAGTTGACCGGGATTACAGGATCACCTTTGTTTCCGAACGCCTGACCTCCCTGACCGGCCTGCCGGCTTTCATGATGAAGGGCAAGCGGTTCGAACAGGTTGGCATCCTGAAAAAGGATGTGGATGGTGAGGAAATCATCTGCGACGATTTTATGGACCTGTACAAACCGTTCCGCGACTATCTCCTGCTGATGGAGGGACAGGACGGTGAACCGATTTATGTCCATCTCAGCGGCGTGCCGCTGTTTGACGGCGAAACAGGGGCCTTCCAGGGCTATCGTGGCGCCGGCATGGATGTAACGGTCAATTACAAGGCGCGCCTTGAGACGCTGGCGGTTCAGAAATCCCTGGAAAATACCCTGGAAGAGCTCACCAACAAGAATATCCAGCTTGATATGGCGTCTGCCCAGGCCGAAGCGTCACTCAATGCAAAGAGCGAATTCCTGGCGGCCATGAGCCATGAACTGCGCACACCGTTGAATGCGATTATCGGCTTTGCCGAAGCCATGAACATGGAGGTCTTCGGCGACCTCAATCCGCAGTATATTTCCTACAGCACGGATATCATGAATGCGGGCAAACACCTGCTGGAACTGATCAATGATGTGCTTGATGTGGCGGTGCTGGAAAGCGGCAAGCTGTCCCTGGAAGTAACGCCGACCTCGCTGGCGGAGATTATCGAGAAGGCCCTCAACCTGACCATCCTGCGCGCCAACAGCAAATATCTTGATACCAGCAACGTCAAGATCAGCCAGGATTATATCGTCAATGTGGATGAACGCCGGGCAACGCAGATTTTTGTGAACCTGCTCAGCAATGCCGTGAAATTCACCCCGGAATATGGTGAAGTCGGTATTCGCGTCCGCAAACTGGACCGCGGTCATGTGGCAGTGACAGTCTGGGACACCGGCATTGGTATTCCCGAGAGCCAGCAGGAGCTGGTGTTCGAAAAATTCCACCAGGCGACCGACAATATCTATTCCCGCAAGGAAGAAGGCACCGGCCTCGGCCTGCATATTTCCCGTCACCTCGCGCAGCAGATGGGGGGCGATATCCAGCTGCACAGCGTGGT